From Triticum aestivum cultivar Chinese Spring chromosome 4A, IWGSC CS RefSeq v2.1, whole genome shotgun sequence, a single genomic window includes:
- the LOC123087974 gene encoding ATP-dependent 6-phosphofructokinase 5, chloroplastic, with protein MHIWISTKVIINDWLTSGVVVLPSLPCPSFPPRPEPTLSEPPNLPAVKAGRRARCRQLPLPSPPRLAISAVSEQGRSCLASSWMAAAVKTSGGFCNTQQQWLHSTRDLFLHGSTRSNAKECKSKKTKKPTSLCVKATSAKVELDFNDPSWKQKFQEDWDNRFNLPRITDIYDLKPRPTTFSLKKQRTPTGDEDSTPMDMWNGYVNNDDRALMKVIKYSSPTSAGAECIDPDCSWVEQWVHRAGPRKDIYYEPNEVKAAIVTCGGLCPGLNDVIRQVVFTLETYGVKNIVGIPFGFRGFFEKGLKEMPLSRNLVENINLAGGSFLGVSRGGPKTSEIVDSIQARRIDMLFVLGGNGTHAGANAIHDECRKRKLKVSVVAVPKTIDNDIPLMDKTFGFDTAVEEAQRAINSAYIEARSAYHGIGLVKLMGRSSGFIAMHASLSSGQVDVCLIPEVSFALDGEYGVLQHLEQLIKNKGFCVVCVAEAAGQELLQNSGATDASGNAILSDIGVHMQQKIKTHFKGIGVHADIKYIDPTYMVRACRANASDAILCTVLGQNAVHGAFAGFSGITSCICNTHYVYLPVTQVITAPKRVNHKGRMWHRCLTSTGQPDFR; from the exons ATGCACATTTGGATATCGACAAAGGTAATCATCAATGATTGGTTGACTAGTGGGGTGGTTGTACTCCCGTCACTGCCCTGCCCATCGTTTCCGCCGCGCCCCGAGCCGACGCTGAGCGAGCCACCAAATCTACCAGCCGTGAAGGCCGGGCGGAGAGCACGCTGCCGGCAgcttcccctcccctcccctcctcgtctcgccATTTCCGCGGTATCGGAGCAGGGCAG ATCTTGTCTGGCGTCTTCTTGGATGGCTGCTGCTGTAAAAACAAGTGGTGGTTTCTGTAACACACAGCAGCAGTGGCTACACTCAACGAGAGATCTGTTTTTACATGGATCTACTCGTTCGAATGCCAAAGAATGCAAAAGCAAGAAGACAAAAAAGCCCACTTCACTGTGTGTTAAAGCTACTTCCGCGAAAGTGGAATTAGATTTTAATGATCCATCTTGGAAGCAGAAGTTTCAAGAAGACTGGGATAATCGTTTTAATCTGCCACGTATTACAGATATATATGACTTGAAACCAAGGCCAACTACATTCTCACTCAAGAAACAGAG AACTCCTACTGGTGATGAAGATAGTACACCTATGGATATGTGGAATGGTTACGTAAACAATGATGACCGGGCACTTATGAAG GTGATAAAGTATTCGTCGCCTACTTCTGCTGGAGCAGAGTGCATTGATCCTGACTGTAGCTGGGTGGAGCAATG GGTGCATCGTGCAGGGCCTCGTAAGGATATATACTATGAGCCAAATGAAGTAAAAGCTGCTATAGTTACTTGTGGAGGTCTCTGCCCTGGTTTGAATGATGTCATCAGACAG GTAGTATTCACCCTAGAGACATATGGGGTTAAGAATATTGTTGGAATTCCATTTGGCTTTCGTGGATTTTTTGAAAAAGGTCTAAAAGAAATGCCA CTTTCACGTAATCTAGTGGAGAATATTAATCTTGCTGGTGGAAGTTTTCTAGGAGTCTCCCGTGGAGGACCTAAAACTAGTGAAATTGTAGATAGTATACAG GCCAGAAGAATTGATATGCTTTTTGTACTTGGTGGAAATGGTACCCATGCAGGAGCAAATGCTATCCATGATGAG TGCCGTAAAAGAAAGCTCAAGGTTTCCGTTGTAGCAGTTCCAAAGACCATTGACAATGACATACCTTTAATGGACAAAACATTTGGTTTTGATACTGCTGTGGAAGAAGCTCAACGGGCCATTAACTCTGCCTATATAGAG GCACGAAGTGCGTACCATGGTATCGGCTTGGTCAAATTAATGGGAAGAAGCAGTGGTTTCATTGCAATGCATGCTTCTCTTTCAAGTGGGCAGGTTGATGTCTGCTTAATACCAGAG GTCTCATTTGCGCTCGATGGAGAATATGGTGTTTTACAGCACCTCGAGCAGTTAATAAAGAACAAGGGATTCTGTGTGGTTTGTGTTGCTGAAGCTGCAGGACAA GAGTTACTGCAAAACTCAGGTGCAACTGATGCATCAGGAAATGCAATACTTAGCGACATTGGTGTTCACATGCAACAAAAG ATCAAGACGCATTTCAAGGGCATCGGTGTCCATGCTGATATAAAATACATCGACCCGACGTACATGGTCCGGGCTTGTCGTGCCAATGCATCCGATGCGATTCTGTGCACCGTGCTTGGACAAAATGCC GTCCATGGAGCGTTTGCCGGGTTCAGTGGCATCACCTCCTGCATCTGCAACACTCACTACGTGTACCTCCCGGTCACGCAAGTCATCACAGCACCGAAGCGTGTGAACCACAAAGGCAGGATGTGGCACCGTTGCCTCACGTCCACAGGCCAGCCGGACTTCCGCTGA